One genomic region from Spirosoma sp. KCTC 42546 encodes:
- a CDS encoding rhodanese-like domain-containing protein, with protein MDITVQELKERIDKGEKLNLFDVREPDEYEADNIGATLIPLGDLSYRLDELDGLQDEEVIVHCRSGKRSGMAQQILEQNGFNNVRNVLGGMLAYRAQ; from the coding sequence ATGGATATTACCGTACAGGAGCTCAAAGAGCGAATCGACAAAGGCGAGAAACTGAATCTGTTTGACGTTCGCGAACCCGACGAGTACGAAGCCGACAACATCGGCGCAACGCTTATCCCACTTGGCGATTTGTCGTATCGTTTAGATGAACTCGATGGGCTGCAGGATGAAGAAGTAATTGTGCATTGCCGGTCAGGTAAACGCAGCGGTATGGCTCAGCAAATTCTGGAGCAGAATGGATTTAATAACGTCCGCAATGTACTTGGCGGAATGCTGGCCTACAGAGCGCAGTAA
- the miaA gene encoding tRNA (adenosine(37)-N6)-dimethylallyltransferase MiaA yields the protein MKTLLVVAGPTAVGKTAIGVQLAQILQTAVVSADSRQLYRELSIGTAKPTPAEMEGVQHHFISSHSINDPVNAGRYERECLDLLNELFQKNDIVILSGGTGLYINAVCFGLDDIPSVEPSLREHLFARLQQEGLAVLQAELRKVDPVYAQSADLQNPIRVTRALEVCLTTGLPYSSFRKQQSAERPFRSVLVALDRPREELYARIDTRMDDMLSAGLVNEVQSLLPYRHLPALQTVGYQEVFPYLDGLYDYDEMVRLLKRNSRRYAKRQLTWFRNQGNYTWVSPHDVEGIIQCI from the coding sequence TTGAAAACATTGCTTGTGGTTGCCGGTCCTACTGCTGTTGGCAAAACAGCAATAGGCGTTCAACTAGCTCAAATCTTACAGACAGCTGTAGTGTCGGCAGATTCGCGACAACTATACCGTGAACTTAGTATTGGCACGGCCAAACCCACACCCGCCGAGATGGAGGGTGTACAGCATCATTTCATTAGTTCGCACTCAATAAATGACCCAGTTAATGCTGGGCGCTACGAGCGGGAATGTCTTGATTTGTTAAACGAATTATTCCAGAAAAATGATATAGTAATTCTATCGGGTGGAACGGGTTTATATATCAATGCGGTTTGCTTTGGCCTCGACGATATCCCATCGGTCGAGCCATCACTTCGCGAACATTTATTTGCCCGACTTCAGCAGGAAGGCTTAGCTGTACTTCAGGCCGAATTGAGAAAAGTAGACCCTGTGTATGCTCAGTCCGCAGATTTACAAAATCCTATTCGTGTAACCAGAGCCCTGGAAGTATGTTTGACAACGGGGCTGCCTTACTCGTCATTTCGTAAGCAGCAATCTGCCGAGCGGCCTTTTCGATCGGTGCTGGTTGCGCTCGACCGCCCACGCGAGGAATTATACGCCCGGATTGATACGCGCATGGATGATATGCTCTCGGCAGGCCTGGTCAATGAGGTCCAGTCGCTACTTCCCTATCGGCATTTACCAGCTCTTCAAACAGTTGGTTATCAGGAAGTTTTTCCGTATTTGGATGGCCTGTATGACTATGACGAGATGGTGCGTCTATTGAAACGTAACTCCCGACGTTACGCTAAGCGGCAGCTAACCTGGTTCCGCAATCAGGGAAATTATACGTGGGTGAGTCCGCACGATGTAGAAGGAATTATTCAATGTATTTAG
- a CDS encoding helix-turn-helix domain-containing protein translates to MNKQLTSQKNTDATQLALKKTLDIICGKWRLYIIYQLGTEARRYGELRRMIPEVSEKVLIQELKALVNLGVIEKKSYNEVPPRVEYSLTVKGNKVLPTLLKLTSIGETFLEP, encoded by the coding sequence ATGAATAAACAATTGACTAGTCAAAAAAACACCGATGCTACGCAATTAGCCCTTAAAAAAACCTTAGATATTATTTGTGGAAAGTGGCGATTATACATTATTTATCAACTAGGTACTGAAGCTCGGCGGTATGGTGAATTAAGACGCATGATCCCTGAAGTAAGTGAAAAAGTTTTAATTCAAGAGCTTAAAGCATTGGTTAACTTAGGTGTTATAGAAAAGAAATCCTATAATGAGGTACCGCCCCGGGTTGAATATAGTCTGACAGTTAAAGGAAATAAAGTGTTGCCTACGTTGCTCAAACTTACGTCAATTGGCGAAACCTTCCTGGAGCCGTAG
- a CDS encoding outer membrane beta-barrel protein produces the protein MKLSQLSFAVLLLVSTSAAIAQNTIRTVEFGIKGGGTFTHGYTTIPGQAVGSVQVPNLENKNNGIGYGYSGGLWARKNFSNFFIQAEVTYNRFVLNQVGIITVDVNANAALANALPVSVQPGILNATLNVVSESVLEAVDVPVLFGKRWMGGKLRGYAGPNFIFIQKAEATRTTSGVLNANSSVAFPKTDIPATTGKTNLLNKYEAQNLEVKDFTYALEVGVGYTPVPFLDVDLRYAAPVGGVYKDTGIKGFLGIATLSLGFKVF, from the coding sequence ATGAAACTTAGTCAACTTTCATTTGCCGTGCTACTCCTGGTGAGTACGTCGGCAGCTATAGCTCAGAATACGATCCGAACTGTTGAATTTGGTATTAAAGGCGGTGGCACATTTACCCATGGCTATACGACCATTCCAGGCCAGGCAGTAGGCAGCGTTCAGGTTCCCAACCTGGAAAATAAAAACAATGGAATTGGGTATGGATACTCAGGCGGTTTGTGGGCACGGAAAAACTTCAGCAACTTTTTTATTCAGGCAGAAGTCACGTATAATCGCTTTGTTCTGAATCAGGTAGGCATTATTACGGTCGATGTCAATGCGAATGCAGCTCTAGCCAATGCCTTACCCGTTAGTGTACAGCCGGGTATACTAAATGCCACGCTAAATGTTGTTTCGGAGTCTGTCTTGGAGGCTGTTGATGTCCCCGTTCTGTTTGGGAAACGCTGGATGGGTGGAAAACTTCGTGGGTATGCTGGCCCAAACTTCATTTTTATTCAGAAAGCCGAAGCTACCCGGACTACTTCAGGCGTACTGAACGCTAATTCCAGCGTTGCTTTTCCAAAAACGGATATTCCGGCTACTACGGGCAAGACCAACTTGCTGAACAAGTATGAAGCGCAAAATTTAGAAGTTAAAGATTTCACCTATGCGCTGGAAGTGGGAGTAGGCTATACACCGGTTCCCTTTTTAGATGTTGATCTACGCTATGCGGCTCCCGTTGGTGGTGTTTATAAAGACACGGGCATCAAAGGTTTTCTTGGTATTGCTACCCTTTCACTTGGTTTTAAAGTGTTTTAA
- a CDS encoding SGNH/GDSL hydrolase family protein, with translation MQVKNRLRWGFALTILVGLNACTNNDIDPNAGTTTVVPTKGSADFTKYVAVGNSLTAGYADGGLYRDSQLNSYPSILAGQFTTVGGGSFVQPLFTEAQAAGAGYLKLIRVPSLADPTSLITSIAQVAPGAARGGTTANGSPLLTKFTDANQNLGVPSIRVSDILTSNYGLGNPYFERLVANPAATTYFQYMSDNLNGATFFSCWLGNNDALGYATNGGTVPLTPIELFTTNFTAAMNKLTEGGRKGVVIGIPNITTTPYFATLTVPLAVAQINLALNNPTPAITALVIQTAQGVRATKTGDLLMIPNALEYAKIGSTAVGTKAGSYGLSATNPLPTQYVLDADEVTALNAAITAYDGVMKAQADAKGVAYVDPNTVLNQAATAGGISQGGITYTSSFIQGGVFSLDGIHLTPAGYALMANEIIKGINAKYSATIPQVNPANYRRVLLQQ, from the coding sequence ATGCAAGTCAAGAATAGGCTTCGGTGGGGATTCGCGCTGACCATATTGGTTGGGCTGAATGCCTGCACGAACAATGACATTGATCCCAATGCGGGTACCACTACCGTTGTGCCAACCAAAGGCAGTGCCGACTTTACAAAGTACGTGGCAGTGGGCAACTCCCTAACGGCTGGGTATGCCGACGGCGGTCTTTACCGAGACAGCCAGCTTAACTCGTATCCCAGTATTCTGGCAGGCCAGTTCACTACCGTTGGTGGCGGTAGCTTTGTGCAACCTTTATTTACCGAAGCACAGGCGGCTGGCGCGGGTTATCTCAAGCTTATCCGCGTACCCTCACTTGCTGATCCTACCAGTCTGATTACGTCTATTGCACAAGTAGCTCCAGGTGCCGCCCGAGGAGGAACTACAGCCAACGGTTCACCCTTATTAACCAAGTTTACAGACGCCAATCAGAATTTAGGCGTTCCTAGCATTCGGGTATCTGATATACTAACCTCAAACTATGGTTTAGGGAATCCATATTTTGAGAGACTAGTAGCAAATCCCGCAGCAACGACTTATTTCCAGTATATGAGTGATAACCTGAATGGAGCGACATTCTTCTCGTGCTGGTTAGGGAACAACGATGCACTTGGTTATGCCACAAATGGAGGAACAGTACCACTTACACCTATTGAGCTGTTCACGACAAACTTTACGGCGGCAATGAACAAACTGACAGAAGGCGGTCGCAAAGGCGTTGTCATTGGCATTCCCAATATCACAACAACGCCATACTTCGCAACACTAACTGTACCGCTGGCTGTAGCCCAAATCAACTTAGCGCTTAACAATCCTACGCCCGCAATAACCGCCCTGGTTATTCAAACAGCGCAGGGAGTACGCGCTACGAAGACAGGAGATTTACTTATGATTCCGAATGCGCTGGAATATGCTAAAATTGGCAGTACCGCAGTTGGAACGAAGGCGGGGTCTTATGGATTAAGCGCAACGAACCCATTACCAACCCAGTATGTGTTGGATGCCGATGAAGTAACTGCGCTGAATGCTGCTATTACAGCTTATGATGGGGTTATGAAAGCACAGGCCGATGCCAAAGGGGTAGCTTATGTTGATCCGAATACGGTTTTAAATCAGGCAGCCACAGCGGGGGGGATTTCTCAGGGCGGCATTACCTATACATCCAGCTTTATTCAGGGGGGCGTATTCAGCCTCGATGGTATTCATCTAACTCCTGCTGGTTACGCGCTGATGGCCAACGAAATCATTAAAGGAATCAATGCAAAATATAGTGCGACCATTCCGCAGGTTAATCCTGCTAACTATCGTCGTGTTTTGCTGCAACAATAA
- the lysM gene encoding peptidoglycan-binding protein LysM, with protein MGLLSFFKGVGEKIFHKDEVAPQPAEAEKVEPVRAQALLDHVKQLGLAYNSLTVKTKGDTVTISGSVKSQEDSEKIALAVGNVEGVSAVDNQLVVDEPTPEGKYYTVKSGDSLSKIAKEVYGDPMKYGVIFEANKPMLKDPDLIYPDQVLRIPQL; from the coding sequence ATGGGTCTTTTATCATTTTTTAAGGGAGTAGGCGAAAAGATTTTTCACAAAGACGAGGTAGCTCCCCAACCAGCAGAAGCTGAGAAAGTTGAACCCGTTCGGGCACAGGCGTTACTTGACCATGTGAAACAACTGGGGCTTGCCTACAATAGTTTGACTGTTAAAACAAAAGGAGATACTGTTACCATATCAGGTTCGGTAAAGTCGCAGGAAGATTCTGAGAAAATTGCTCTGGCTGTAGGTAATGTTGAAGGTGTATCAGCCGTAGATAACCAATTGGTTGTTGATGAACCAACACCAGAAGGTAAATATTATACCGTAAAATCGGGTGATTCGCTATCGAAAATTGCTAAAGAGGTATATGGTGACCCCATGAAATATGGCGTTATTTTTGAAGCCAATAAGCCTATGCTGAAAGATCCCGATTTGATCTATCCTGATCAGGTATTGCGGATTCCGCAGCTGTAG
- a CDS encoding DUF937 domain-containing protein encodes MAVHLLSYLKEQFTPAVVDQLSSDLNESSATTLKAINGSLPTLLGGLTRHIQNSGGASSLISFLDKENYGATPLDVSQSIGEHPVTSETITAGRDFLDHIFGDKLTRVLELIGLYSGAKPQSVQAILIQVGSVLMGVLGRQEQENGLTAESLKTLLLGQATEFRQALPSGLDGVASLLGFNDLVTPTGPLTEVQATDNLSGNVINPNIPKSAEGDRRHENVRWLRWAMIAIAVLVFALLVQKCSENQNGVDGISTDSTARVEPNSVEDTSAATKESVREAHGQAADSTAPGPLGIRDSSKVNR; translated from the coding sequence ATGGCCGTTCATTTATTATCATATCTGAAAGAACAGTTCACCCCTGCTGTAGTTGACCAACTTAGCAGCGATCTAAACGAATCATCGGCTACTACCTTAAAAGCCATTAACGGCTCGCTACCGACTCTACTGGGAGGACTTACACGTCATATCCAGAATTCAGGCGGAGCCTCATCACTTATTTCGTTTTTAGATAAAGAAAACTACGGTGCAACGCCTTTAGATGTGAGCCAGTCGATAGGTGAGCACCCGGTTACTAGCGAAACAATTACTGCTGGCCGTGATTTCCTGGATCATATTTTTGGCGATAAACTTACCCGGGTTCTCGAGCTCATTGGCTTGTATAGCGGTGCAAAGCCACAATCGGTACAGGCAATCCTAATACAGGTTGGGTCTGTCTTGATGGGTGTTTTGGGCCGCCAGGAACAGGAAAACGGGTTAACGGCCGAAAGTTTAAAAACCTTGCTATTGGGTCAGGCAACAGAGTTTAGGCAGGCATTGCCTAGTGGGCTGGATGGCGTGGCGAGTTTATTAGGTTTCAATGATCTTGTAACGCCCACTGGCCCGCTGACCGAAGTACAGGCCACCGATAACCTCAGCGGAAACGTTATTAATCCCAATATTCCAAAAAGCGCAGAAGGAGATCGTCGCCATGAAAATGTACGCTGGCTTCGTTGGGCTATGATTGCCATAGCTGTACTGGTATTTGCCCTGCTTGTGCAGAAGTGCAGCGAAAACCAGAATGGGGTTGATGGCATTAGTACCGACTCGACCGCCCGAGTTGAACCAAATTCCGTAGAAGATACGTCGGCTGCAACAAAAGAAAGCGTTCGGGAAGCTCATGGGCAAGCGGCTGATTCAACGGCACCCGGTCCACTTGGTATCCGTGATTCATCTAAGGTTAATCGGTAA
- a CDS encoding serine protease yields MFVDAIERVDLFTRPLHSIVRLYGHDGIVPGTATLFFVNQEGYAITCKHVADLVAQADTIYRNYQEFQGARRNVLKEKNAAYLVSQLETKFKLGIDTIIRIRNNFVGCVDQFQQLHIERHPTQDLALLRFEGYSRLLYRSHATFLGDTTRIKPGRSLCRLGYPFPEFTNFRYNPSIDDIEWNTVGRTSSPSFPIDGIVTRLSGDATGVTGIEMSTPGLRGQSGGPLFDSNGLIYGMQSATSHLHLGFDIEDHEVLVNGRKRRVSNYPFLNVGKCVHVDVIKAFLREKGVSFYEG; encoded by the coding sequence ATGTTTGTTGACGCCATTGAACGCGTTGATTTGTTTACCAGACCTTTACATTCGATTGTCAGACTCTACGGGCATGATGGAATTGTGCCTGGAACTGCCACTCTATTTTTTGTGAATCAGGAAGGCTATGCCATTACCTGTAAACACGTTGCTGACCTCGTTGCCCAGGCTGACACCATTTATCGTAATTATCAGGAATTTCAGGGGGCACGCCGAAATGTGCTGAAGGAAAAAAATGCGGCTTATCTGGTAAGCCAATTGGAAACGAAGTTTAAATTAGGAATCGACACCATTATTCGGATACGGAATAATTTTGTTGGATGCGTTGACCAATTTCAGCAATTACATATCGAACGTCACCCGACTCAGGATTTGGCTTTGCTACGATTTGAAGGCTATAGCCGTCTACTCTACCGATCGCATGCTACGTTCCTGGGCGATACAACCCGCATCAAGCCGGGTCGTAGTTTATGCCGTTTAGGGTATCCCTTTCCCGAGTTTACTAATTTTCGCTATAATCCTTCGATCGACGATATTGAATGGAATACTGTAGGACGCACTAGTTCACCATCGTTTCCAATTGATGGGATTGTAACTCGTTTATCGGGTGATGCAACTGGTGTTACGGGTATTGAAATGAGTACCCCTGGGTTGCGGGGCCAAAGTGGCGGCCCCCTGTTCGATAGTAACGGACTTATTTACGGAATGCAATCGGCCACGAGTCATTTACATCTTGGCTTTGATATTGAGGATCATGAAGTACTCGTAAATGGTCGTAAAAGGCGAGTTTCGAATTATCCTTTTCTGAACGTTGGAAAGTGTGTTCATGTCGATGTAATTAAAGCCTTTTTACGGGAAAAAGGAGTATCGTTTTATGAAGGATAG
- a CDS encoding M20 family metallo-hydrolase: MSQLDEQSTQIALTTDAFALLKRLISIPSFSRQEEQTATQIESFFQEKQIPFKRLKNNVWAQNKHFDSSKPTLLLNSHHDTVKPNPSWTLDPFEPLEHDDKLYGLGSNDAGGCLVSLLATFAYFYDRPNMAYNMVMAATAEEEISGRDGLELLLPELPPLSFAIVGEPTEMQLAIAEKGLLVLDCTAHGVSGHAARDEGDNAIYKAIRDINWLTTYQFPKVSPTLGPIKLSVTIINAGTQHNVVPDTCTFTIDVRVTEQYTLEEVIDTIQANINATVKPRSIRLKPSSIPINHPIVQAGLALGRYTYGSPTTSDQAVLNCPSLKCGPGHSARSHSADEFIYSKEIAEGITGYIQMLEQII; the protein is encoded by the coding sequence ATGTCTCAACTAGACGAACAATCAACGCAAATCGCCCTTACTACTGATGCATTTGCGTTGCTAAAACGCCTGATTTCGATACCATCATTCAGTCGGCAGGAAGAGCAAACCGCAACGCAAATCGAATCGTTTTTTCAGGAAAAGCAAATTCCGTTTAAGCGGCTTAAAAATAATGTCTGGGCACAGAATAAGCACTTCGATTCGTCTAAACCAACACTGTTGCTGAATTCGCATCATGACACCGTTAAGCCAAATCCGTCCTGGACACTTGATCCGTTTGAGCCTCTTGAGCATGACGATAAATTGTACGGACTGGGTAGTAATGATGCAGGGGGCTGTCTGGTGTCGTTACTAGCCACATTTGCCTATTTCTACGACCGGCCCAACATGGCCTATAATATGGTTATGGCAGCTACTGCCGAAGAAGAAATTTCGGGTCGCGATGGGCTGGAGCTGCTTTTACCCGAATTGCCACCCCTTAGTTTTGCTATTGTAGGTGAACCTACCGAAATGCAGTTGGCCATTGCCGAAAAAGGATTACTTGTACTTGACTGTACGGCCCATGGTGTGAGTGGCCATGCCGCCCGCGATGAGGGCGATAATGCTATTTACAAGGCTATTCGGGATATAAACTGGCTTACAACGTATCAATTCCCAAAGGTGTCGCCAACCCTTGGTCCCATAAAACTTTCCGTAACCATTATTAATGCAGGTACTCAACATAACGTTGTGCCAGATACCTGTACATTCACAATCGATGTGCGGGTCACGGAACAGTACACGCTCGAAGAAGTCATTGATACGATCCAGGCAAATATCAACGCCACGGTAAAGCCCCGATCCATTCGGCTCAAACCATCCTCTATTCCAATCAATCATCCAATTGTGCAGGCTGGTCTGGCACTGGGCCGTTATACATATGGCTCCCCCACAACCTCAGATCAGGCTGTACTGAACTGCCCGTCGCTCAAATGCGGACCGGGCCATTCGGCCCGGTCGCACTCGGCAGACGAGTTTATTTATAGCAAAGAGATAGCTGAGGGTATAACGGGCTATATCCAGATGCTGGAACAAATAATTTGA
- a CDS encoding RNA polymerase sigma factor produces the protein MEKAYSADNKVTTFCQSTKDKNSFEAIYNRYVGKVYQKCLSMTKDPETSKDFTQDIFIKVFVKLKTFQNRSSFSTWLYSVAHNHCLDQLRLRKRMQVELLSDSTINSVAESDQSTASQWHIMECMMNDLPAQEVTLLRLKYEQGLSIKAISEQFHLSESAIKMRLLRTRDKLQTMCTTVYDN, from the coding sequence ATGGAAAAAGCTTATTCAGCTGACAACAAAGTCACTACTTTTTGTCAGAGCACAAAGGACAAAAACAGTTTCGAAGCCATTTACAATCGCTATGTTGGTAAAGTTTACCAGAAATGTCTTTCAATGACTAAAGATCCTGAAACATCTAAAGATTTTACCCAGGATATTTTTATCAAAGTATTTGTCAAGTTAAAGACCTTCCAAAATCGCTCATCATTTTCTACCTGGCTTTACTCCGTTGCGCATAATCACTGTCTCGACCAACTTAGGCTGCGCAAACGGATGCAAGTAGAGCTACTCTCCGATTCAACAATAAATTCAGTAGCGGAATCAGATCAGTCTACCGCAAGTCAATGGCATATTATGGAGTGTATGATGAATGATTTACCAGCTCAGGAAGTAACACTGTTACGGCTCAAATATGAGCAGGGCTTATCGATTAAAGCAATTAGTGAGCAGTTTCACTTGTCGGAAAGCGCTATTAAGATGAGATTATTACGAACTCGTGATAAGCTTCAGACTATGTGTACCACTGTGTATGATAACTAA